The following proteins are encoded in a genomic region of Sorangiineae bacterium MSr12523:
- a CDS encoding LysM peptidoglycan-binding domain-containing protein, with product MDDKLKKLRITPDGDKAAESKSRRGAAGGLAAAAGRVGSAVANTVKGALGLPGAGPGEFEVPFNPKEYVIEQSNTFAEIAIPGLEAPIIQFVRGNTEKLSFELLIDTTDHPPGSKGRDARTKANEILRLARIDGERHAPPVCLFEWGEEVMRGVIESVRRQFVLFDPDGTPTRIQVTLGVKRYRTLVEQLGPMNRQSPDRTKTDVVRQGDTLPAIAHRMYGDETLWREIATRNGIRDPAKLTPGRVLEIPKVDFVRRVTEGGT from the coding sequence GTGGACGACAAGCTCAAGAAACTTCGAATCACGCCCGATGGCGACAAGGCGGCGGAATCGAAATCGCGCCGTGGAGCCGCGGGCGGCCTCGCCGCGGCGGCAGGCCGTGTCGGCAGCGCGGTTGCCAACACGGTCAAGGGCGCCCTCGGTTTGCCTGGCGCCGGCCCGGGCGAATTCGAAGTGCCGTTCAATCCCAAAGAGTACGTCATCGAGCAGTCGAATACTTTCGCGGAAATTGCCATTCCGGGGCTCGAAGCGCCCATCATTCAGTTCGTACGTGGCAATACGGAAAAGCTCTCGTTCGAGCTGCTCATCGACACGACGGACCACCCGCCGGGCTCGAAAGGTCGGGACGCGAGGACCAAGGCGAACGAAATTTTGCGGCTCGCACGCATCGACGGCGAGCGCCATGCGCCTCCCGTGTGCCTCTTCGAGTGGGGCGAGGAGGTCATGCGCGGGGTCATCGAATCGGTGCGGCGGCAATTCGTTCTCTTCGATCCCGACGGCACGCCCACGCGCATCCAGGTGACCCTCGGCGTAAAGCGTTATCGCACGTTGGTCGAGCAGCTCGGCCCGATGAATCGCCAATCGCCCGATCGCACGAAAACGGACGTCGTGCGTCAGGGTGATACCCTCCCGGCGATTGCCCATCGCATGTACGGCGATGAAACGTTGTGGCGCGAGATTGCCACGCGGAATGGCATTCGCGATCCGGCGAAGCTCACGCCCGGGCGTGTGCTGGAGATCCCCAAGGTGGACTTCGTCCGAAGAGTGACGGAGGGCGGAACGTGA
- a CDS encoding putative baseplate assembly protein — MPFTPKNLDDRTFKDLVDEAKRRIVAYLPTWTDHNESDPGITLVQLFAWLTETTLFRLNQVPDERMYVSFLNLVGIGPSPAIAATGVVELEVSQPSDPFTLEPFELRLSAPGKEDDIPFEASERVHLVGASLGAVLVDDGFSAERQDLTATNQAGKVAFAPFGLTRLRGRSLYLGLDAEPRLVKPGSSAELSIFVRTDEAAVKLEPASTSNPTEIVELEGDVRWEGRTGASSWKRLELVHDETRGLRRSGFIRVKVTDDLVRTKEAGDLEKKERFWIRAVSDDVTEIETRSVRYVSINAARIRQWRTYANELLVPGSDGTPDQVRTVRHPPILMETNDPPIVEVNEPDDKGSFSWQAWPYTVDLASRKTATEVARDGYPLRAFTVSEDRSQIVFGNGIEGRIPLRGPNNLRVTYRSGGGTQGNVQAEAISLATSVPNLRGVTQREPTAGGEDEETIDHAKLEAPRRLRTAERAVTAADFETIAKAHAGVARATAINRHHPLYPHAPLTGAVTLVVVPPRKGEETAPMPTQTFLDGVSAAIEPYRILTTELFVVAPRYRTVVVDVTVRVKSEQDAPDVRTAIGEKLRAYFDPIRGGPDGSGWPLQGTIVHGEVMSLVLSVDRVAAVNDLHMAIDGLTAPDCTDVPLDSKLDLLASGSHSVKVVTESIRR, encoded by the coding sequence ATGCCCTTCACGCCCAAAAATCTGGACGATCGTACGTTCAAAGACCTCGTTGATGAAGCCAAACGGCGCATCGTCGCGTACCTGCCGACGTGGACCGATCACAACGAGAGCGATCCTGGCATCACGTTGGTGCAGCTGTTTGCATGGCTCACCGAGACGACGCTGTTTCGCTTGAACCAGGTGCCCGACGAACGAATGTACGTTTCGTTCCTGAACCTCGTCGGCATCGGGCCGAGTCCCGCCATCGCGGCGACCGGTGTGGTGGAGCTCGAGGTGAGCCAGCCAAGCGACCCATTCACCCTGGAGCCCTTCGAGCTTCGCCTCAGCGCACCGGGCAAGGAGGACGACATCCCCTTCGAGGCGAGCGAACGGGTGCACCTGGTCGGAGCCTCGCTCGGCGCCGTACTCGTGGACGACGGGTTCAGCGCGGAGCGGCAAGATCTCACGGCGACGAATCAAGCGGGAAAGGTGGCGTTTGCGCCCTTTGGTTTGACCCGCCTGCGCGGGCGCTCCCTCTACTTGGGACTCGATGCCGAGCCGCGGCTGGTCAAGCCGGGTAGCTCCGCGGAGCTTTCGATCTTCGTGCGCACCGACGAGGCGGCGGTGAAGCTCGAGCCGGCGTCGACGTCGAATCCGACCGAGATCGTCGAGCTCGAAGGCGACGTGCGCTGGGAGGGCCGGACGGGCGCCTCGTCATGGAAGCGGCTCGAGCTGGTGCACGATGAAACGCGCGGCCTGCGCCGGAGTGGGTTCATTCGCGTGAAGGTGACCGACGACTTGGTGCGCACCAAAGAAGCTGGAGATCTCGAGAAGAAGGAGCGCTTCTGGATTCGCGCGGTATCCGACGACGTCACGGAGATCGAGACGCGCTCGGTGCGGTACGTGTCCATCAACGCGGCCCGCATTCGGCAATGGCGCACGTATGCCAACGAGCTGCTCGTACCGGGCAGCGACGGCACACCCGATCAAGTGCGCACGGTGCGGCACCCGCCCATTCTGATGGAGACGAACGATCCGCCCATCGTGGAGGTGAACGAGCCGGACGACAAGGGATCGTTCTCTTGGCAGGCCTGGCCCTACACCGTCGATCTGGCCTCACGAAAGACCGCGACGGAGGTTGCGCGCGATGGCTATCCGCTGCGGGCCTTCACCGTCTCGGAAGATCGGTCGCAAATTGTATTTGGCAATGGCATCGAAGGGCGCATCCCGCTGCGCGGTCCGAACAACCTGCGCGTGACGTACCGTTCCGGTGGAGGGACGCAGGGCAATGTGCAGGCGGAAGCGATTTCGCTGGCCACGTCGGTACCGAACCTGCGCGGCGTCACCCAGCGCGAGCCCACGGCGGGTGGCGAGGACGAGGAGACCATCGACCATGCGAAGCTCGAGGCTCCGCGGAGGCTGCGTACCGCCGAGCGCGCGGTGACCGCGGCCGACTTCGAGACGATTGCGAAGGCCCACGCCGGCGTGGCGCGCGCGACGGCGATCAATCGGCACCATCCGCTGTATCCGCATGCACCGCTCACCGGGGCGGTCACGCTGGTCGTCGTTCCGCCGCGAAAGGGTGAGGAGACGGCGCCGATGCCGACGCAGACGTTCTTGGACGGCGTCTCGGCGGCCATCGAGCCGTACCGCATCCTGACCACGGAGCTTTTCGTCGTCGCGCCGCGGTACCGCACGGTGGTGGTCGACGTCACGGTGCGCGTGAAGAGCGAGCAGGATGCCCCCGACGTGCGGACCGCGATTGGTGAGAAATTGCGCGCGTATTTCGACCCCATCCGGGGAGGGCCGGACGGCAGCGGATGGCCCCTCCAAGGAACCATCGTGCACGGCGAGGTGATGAGCCTCGTTCTGTCGGTGGACCGTGTGGCCGCCGTGAACGATCTGCACATGGCCATCGATGGCCTGACCGCGCCGGACTGCACCGACGTTCCGCTCGATTCGAAGCTGGATCTGCTCGCGTCGGGTTCGCACTCGGTCAAGGTGGTCACGGAAAGCATTCGGAGGTGA
- a CDS encoding phage tail protein: MPNPLPAFRYRVVLVDTPGQAFKSIGSGLKAVAGGAASAVAGGFTDCSGLEVSVEMLPYAEGGVNGYVHKLPTRTNHTDIVLKRGLLYTSELSTWIKDVASGTYQRKNGYIVLLAANGKPAQTWWFVRGLPTKWSGPTLSSSQNGVATEALTIAHEGLFNLADEAVGAVTALF, encoded by the coding sequence ATGCCCAATCCCCTTCCCGCATTTCGGTATCGCGTCGTGCTGGTCGACACCCCCGGTCAGGCATTCAAGTCGATTGGCAGCGGCCTGAAAGCGGTGGCCGGCGGCGCCGCTTCTGCGGTGGCCGGTGGCTTCACCGACTGCTCGGGGCTCGAGGTCTCGGTCGAAATGCTGCCCTACGCGGAGGGCGGCGTGAATGGCTATGTCCACAAGCTTCCGACGCGTACCAATCATACGGACATCGTCCTCAAGCGAGGGCTTCTCTACACGAGTGAGCTCTCGACCTGGATCAAGGACGTGGCGTCGGGAACGTACCAACGCAAGAACGGTTACATCGTTCTTTTGGCCGCCAACGGCAAGCCTGCGCAAACCTGGTGGTTCGTCCGCGGGCTTCCGACGAAGTGGTCGGGACCCACGCTGTCGTCCTCGCAAAACGGCGTCGCGACCGAGGCCCTCACCATTGCCCACGAGGGGCTTTTCAACCTTGCCGATGAAGCCGTCGGCGCCGTCACCGCATTGTTCTGA
- a CDS encoding phage tail protein translates to MRPLGISAPKYFHLDGWNGWRLAYPEYPVPRDWGVVFGPDGLTLRAGELPNTELARPVHARARGLAFDAMGGAIAVRDDRRALCLAGARGTCEPGAPAVWGLPEFRKATLGQLAVDRRGRLFVALPRLGEIRVLRLSPAGEIGRIRTPKPTAIAVGRDDTLYVLDETDGPIHGDQRLARIVRIRKAGDAIAVSKSGIVAIVAAGKESVLIGPPNDLREFQLRRPALPAVAFALDADDVLYIGDARSGRVVKYQLRDGRLDAMAWSTEVRGWSALAWRGQTLHGLSNECRVEPIAFESNGFYVTSASVVLGPLDSGLPATEWHRITGLVDTPPTAGVTAEVLAADDCHAFVPEAQENDARWTRPRDLVLARKGRPAELVLEGARGRFAWVRLTLHGDGRTAPRLNWLRVEYPRDSYLRYLPAIYSEDPDGRDLTARFLSLFEAENVDIGANISLLRRLFEPYAGDPEFFPWLAERIDLFLEPSWLPEKRRDVLAKALPLFRKRGTRTAMQTFLEWYGGPNIRIVEAFRARSSFVIGASGTNAVLGCSTILPGACEPPRMQLGRGLALGAARVDGRPFPELDPIAESRGMLTIFVPPALAAHGEILERIERIARQEAPAGAEVRFVAVRPRFSLGQTGRLNLDAALGRNLPWTLPAEPAPDTAPAAPPVAMLLAREPASGAAIQLGTGLRLGMDSTL, encoded by the coding sequence ATGCGCCCGCTCGGCATCTCCGCACCGAAGTATTTCCACCTCGATGGTTGGAACGGATGGCGTCTCGCGTATCCGGAATATCCCGTCCCGCGTGATTGGGGCGTCGTGTTCGGGCCGGATGGCCTCACCCTGCGCGCGGGCGAGCTTCCCAACACGGAGCTCGCGCGCCCCGTTCATGCGCGCGCACGCGGGCTCGCCTTCGATGCGATGGGTGGCGCCATCGCGGTCCGTGACGATCGACGCGCCCTTTGCCTCGCCGGCGCGCGTGGTACGTGCGAACCCGGCGCACCCGCAGTGTGGGGGCTGCCCGAGTTTCGCAAGGCGACGTTGGGCCAGCTCGCGGTCGATCGCCGCGGACGGCTCTTCGTCGCGCTGCCGCGGCTCGGGGAGATTCGCGTGCTGCGCCTCTCGCCCGCCGGAGAAATTGGGCGGATCCGGACGCCGAAGCCCACCGCGATCGCCGTCGGCAGGGACGACACGCTCTATGTGCTCGACGAGACCGATGGCCCCATCCATGGCGACCAGCGCCTCGCACGCATCGTTCGGATCCGCAAGGCCGGCGATGCCATCGCGGTATCGAAAAGCGGAATCGTCGCGATCGTTGCCGCCGGCAAAGAGTCCGTGCTCATCGGTCCACCGAACGATCTGCGCGAGTTCCAGCTCCGCCGCCCCGCCCTCCCTGCGGTCGCGTTTGCGCTGGATGCCGACGACGTCTTGTACATCGGGGATGCGCGCTCGGGACGCGTGGTCAAATACCAACTTCGCGACGGACGACTCGACGCCATGGCTTGGAGCACGGAAGTCCGGGGTTGGAGTGCGCTCGCGTGGCGCGGCCAAACGCTGCACGGATTGTCCAACGAATGCCGCGTCGAACCCATCGCATTCGAGTCCAATGGGTTCTACGTCACGTCGGCCAGTGTCGTTCTGGGGCCGCTCGATTCCGGGCTGCCCGCGACCGAGTGGCACCGCATCACGGGCCTCGTGGACACGCCGCCCACCGCAGGGGTGACGGCCGAAGTTCTCGCGGCCGACGATTGCCACGCCTTCGTGCCCGAGGCCCAAGAGAACGACGCACGCTGGACGAGGCCGCGCGACCTCGTCCTCGCGCGCAAAGGACGGCCCGCAGAACTCGTTCTCGAAGGGGCTCGCGGCCGCTTCGCATGGGTGCGCCTCACGTTGCACGGCGACGGCCGAACGGCGCCACGACTCAATTGGCTCCGCGTCGAATACCCGCGCGATTCGTACCTTCGGTATCTCCCGGCCATCTATTCCGAGGATCCCGACGGGCGCGATCTCACCGCGCGCTTTCTCTCGCTGTTCGAGGCCGAGAACGTCGACATCGGTGCCAACATTTCGCTGCTGCGCCGATTGTTCGAGCCCTACGCAGGGGATCCCGAATTCTTTCCATGGCTCGCCGAGCGCATCGACCTGTTCCTCGAGCCGTCATGGCTTCCGGAGAAGCGACGCGACGTGTTGGCCAAGGCGCTGCCGCTCTTTCGCAAGCGCGGAACGCGCACGGCCATGCAGACGTTCCTCGAGTGGTACGGCGGTCCGAACATCCGCATCGTCGAGGCTTTCCGGGCACGATCATCGTTCGTCATCGGCGCATCGGGGACGAATGCGGTTCTCGGATGTTCCACGATCCTTCCCGGCGCGTGCGAGCCACCGCGCATGCAACTCGGACGCGGCCTTGCCCTCGGTGCCGCGCGCGTCGATGGACGGCCATTTCCCGAGCTCGATCCCATTGCGGAAAGCCGCGGAATGCTCACCATCTTCGTGCCCCCTGCCCTCGCGGCCCATGGCGAGATCCTCGAGCGCATCGAGCGCATCGCAAGGCAAGAAGCGCCCGCCGGGGCCGAGGTGCGCTTCGTCGCCGTGAGGCCGCGCTTCTCGCTCGGGCAAACCGGACGCCTCAATCTCGATGCCGCACTCGGGCGAAACCTCCCTTGGACCTTGCCTGCCGAACCCGCACCCGACACGGCGCCGGCAGCGCCTCCGGTCGCGATGCTTCTCGCACGCGAGCCGGCTTCCGGCGCCGCCATTCAACTTGGAACGGGGCTCCGGCTCGGAATGGACTCCACCCTTTGA
- a CDS encoding phage baseplate assembly protein V, translated as MSAGNRHVGLLIGIVVDRDDPKKRGYVKLKFPALDTVSDWCPVMTPFGGDGHGQLWVPEVEDHVVVAFQHGDPANPIVLGAVYSEKHAPPGDKDERVFKSRTGHRIVLSEKSGEERIEITTKNGQTLSIEEGGGLITLKATTRVRIEAAAQVEVKSPRIQLG; from the coding sequence ATGAGTGCAGGCAACCGGCACGTCGGGCTCCTCATCGGCATCGTCGTCGACCGTGACGATCCCAAGAAGCGCGGCTATGTCAAATTGAAGTTTCCCGCCCTCGACACCGTGAGCGACTGGTGCCCGGTCATGACACCGTTTGGAGGCGACGGTCACGGCCAACTCTGGGTGCCCGAGGTCGAGGACCACGTGGTCGTCGCGTTTCAGCACGGCGATCCCGCGAATCCCATCGTTCTCGGTGCCGTGTACTCGGAAAAGCACGCACCGCCGGGCGACAAGGACGAGCGCGTATTCAAATCACGCACGGGACATCGAATCGTACTTTCCGAAAAATCCGGCGAAGAACGAATCGAGATTACCACCAAAAATGGCCAGACGCTGTCCATCGAGGAGGGCGGCGGCCTGATCACGCTCAAAGCCACCACCCGCGTGCGAATCGAGGCGGCGGCGCAAGTCGAAGTGAAGTCTCCGCGTATCCAACTTGGATGA
- a CDS encoding GPW/gp25 family protein has product MLRRELGRGWGFPLRIGRHGGFVLVEGQDDIEESIRVIIGTRLGERVMRAGFGSEVPALLFEPATSATASRIADAIAAALTRWEPRIDVIAVTVIPDPDVATRLTASLTYRIRENNSVLNQVYPFYLNEGTEEP; this is encoded by the coding sequence ATGCTTCGAAGAGAGCTTGGACGAGGCTGGGGTTTTCCCCTCCGCATCGGCCGTCATGGCGGATTCGTGCTCGTGGAAGGACAGGATGACATCGAAGAATCCATCCGCGTGATCATCGGCACACGCCTCGGTGAGCGGGTCATGCGCGCGGGGTTTGGCTCCGAGGTGCCCGCACTTCTCTTCGAGCCGGCGACCAGCGCCACCGCCTCGCGCATTGCCGATGCCATTGCCGCGGCCCTCACGCGATGGGAGCCGCGGATCGACGTGATTGCGGTCACCGTCATCCCCGATCCCGACGTGGCCACGCGGCTCACGGCGTCTCTCACGTACCGCATTCGGGAGAACAACTCCGTATTGAATCAAGTTTATCCCTTCTATTTGAACGAAGGGACCGAGGAGCCCTAG